The following are from one region of the Cinclus cinclus chromosome 7, bCinCin1.1, whole genome shotgun sequence genome:
- the FOXI2 gene encoding forkhead box protein I2: MHRFGPAASGQGPRDAAGCSAPLPAPQEPAPNPYLWPGGPAAPCLPSGAVLGPGTERGWPALSPARPPYSYSALIAMAIHSSPGRRRTLSQIYQFVAENFPFYRRARAGWQNSIRHNLSLNECFRKVPRGEDEPGKGSYWTLDPNCEKIFDNGNFRRRRKRRAEAAGAAQGTGDSGGDQRVARPPQPEATVTGFSPS, translated from the exons ATGCACCGCTTCGGGCCGGCTGCTTCGGGCCAGGGCCCGCGGGACGCCGCGGGATGCTCCGCTCCCCTCCCGGCCCCGCAGGAACCCGCACCCAACCCGTACCTGTGGCCGGGCGGTCCCGCCGCTCCGTGCCTGCCCTCCGGGGCCGTGCTGGGGCCGGGGACGGAGCGGGGGTGGCCAGCGCTGTCGCCAGCCCGCCCTCCCTACTCGTACTCGGCGTTGATAGCCATGGCCATCCACAGCTCGCCCGGCCGGCGCCGCACGCTCAGCCAGATCTACCAGTTCGTGGCCGAGAATTTCCCCTTCTACCGGCGCGCCAGGGCCGGCTGGCAGAACTCCATCCGCCACAACCTGTCCCTGAACGAGTGCTTCAGGAAGGTGCCACGGGGCGAGGACGAGCCGG GCAAAGGCAGCTACTGGACGCTGGACCCGAACTGCGAGAAGATATTCGACAACGGGAAtttcaggaggaggaggaagcggCGAGCGGAGGCGGCCGGAGCGGCGCAGGGCACCGGGGACAGCGGTGGGGACCAGCGGGTAGCGCGGCCACCCCAGCCCGAGGCCACCGTGACCGGGTTCAGCCCCAGTTGA